One Bacillota bacterium genomic window, TCTTGTTCATCAGCCTTCCCCCCGCTTGCGCCACCCCTCCTCCAATCACGACCATTTGAGGGTTGATAGTGGTAGCTGCACTCGAGAGGGCTATCCCTATATACTCCCCAGCCTCCTCAATAACATCGATCGCAACCCTATCGCCCTTCTCGGCGGCCTCCGCGATAACCTTTGGGGTGACCTTGTTTAGATCCCCGTCAACGAGATCGCGTATCAGGGTATCGTTCTGTTGCACTATCGCCCTGATCGCCATGGCGGCCATGGCGGGTCCGCTCGCGTAAGCCTCGAGGCACCCCCTGTTGCCGCACCCGCACAAGATCCCGCCGGGCTCCACGATGATGTGGCCGACCTCGCCCGCGCCGCCGTCCGCTCCGAGGTAGAGGTCGCCGTTCACAACAACACCCCCGCCTATACCCGTCCCAAGCGTAGCCAGCACCAGGCTATCCACGGATTTCCCCGCGCCAAGGCGCTTCTCGGCCAGGGTGGTCGCCCTGGCATCGTTTATCACATAGACGGGCAGTTTGAGATCCGCTTCAAGAAGAGATTTCAGCTGAACACCTTCCCACTTCCCGGGAAAATTGGGCAACATAATGCAAACGCCTGCATCCCAGTCTATGAGACCCGGAATGCCCGTCCCAACCGCCCCCGCTTCATAGCCTCTTCCCCTGGCCTCATTCATGACCACTCTAGCCATCCCGGCCATCGTCTCAACCACAGCCTGCGGGGGACGGTGGACATCGGTCGGGCCCATCGTCTTTGCTATCACCCACCCCTCGTTGGATACCGCAGCCACCTTGATATTGGTGCCGCCAAGGTCGATGCCAATGAAACACTCCATATGCCCCATCGCCATATACCCCATCGCCGTACCTTTCTTGAAGTTGTTTTTGCTCCGCCATCCCGCGGGCCCTCACTATCATATCCCCAAGATCATATCTCAGAAATGATCCAGTTCCTTTTTATCCCCTGCTCATCCGTCACCTGTCTATCCCCTGCTCGCCTGCTACCTATTGGTCACTTGTTGAAATTGACTGGGCTTCAAGGTGCGCGTGATCTGCGCGCTATTCGCCCAAAGCTCCACCACGAACTTGCATTTGTCCCCGCGAGTTATTGAGTTTGTGATCTCGATAGGCTCACCCGTCTCAAGGTAAGCTATCCGTTCGATGGAGAAACCACTTATGCCAGGTTTACACTTGAGCAATTTAGCTTCTGAAGGTGCAAGCGAGATAGCCTCGTGCGTCTCCACAGCCCTGTACGGTTCAAGGCCATATTCGTCCCTGAGTATGTGATAAAGGGATTGTCGCGAAAGATCCCGCTTGATGAGGCCCGGGCAGAGATAGTGTGGGATGCATGTGGTCTCGATCAACAAGGGTTCGTCATTTGCCATTCTTATCCGGGTGAATCTGGTCACCTTTTGATCGCTTGCGGGCAGCACCAGGTTCCTGCCAATATCCGCGCTGG contains:
- a CDS encoding ROK family protein — encoded protein: MECFIGIDLGGTNIKVAAVSNEGWVIAKTMGPTDVHRPPQAVVETMAGMARVVMNEARGRGYEAGAVGTGIPGLIDWDAGVCIMLPNFPGKWEGVQLKSLLEADLKLPVYVINDARATTLAEKRLGAGKSVDSLVLATLGTGIGGGVVVNGDLYLGADGGAGEVGHIIVEPGGILCGCGNRGCLEAYASGPAMAAMAIRAIVQQNDTLIRDLVDGDLNKVTPKVIAEAAEKGDRVAIDVIEEAGEYIGIALSSAATTINPQMVVIGGGVAQAGGRLMNKIKETIHSRVHIVPGEKIQVVLAELGPDAGMIGAALWAKERLGR
- a CDS encoding GntR family transcriptional regulator; translated protein: MADNRVEFGGSLSEESAVPLYHQLLGIIKRGIMAGLFNAGDMLPSERDLCEKYKVSRSTVRQAIDALVSEGLVYRRQGKGTFIGRPKMQRSLQHLYSFTEDMYRMGLIPSSKILEMVVTEASADIGRNLVLPASDQKVTRFTRIRMANDEPLLIETTCIPHYLCPGLIKRDLSRQSLYHILRDEYGLEPYRAVETHEAISLAPSEAKLLKCKPGISGFSIERIAYLETGEPIEITNSITRGDKCKFVVELWANSAQITRTLKPSQFQQVTNR